The following proteins are co-located in the Natator depressus isolate rNatDep1 chromosome 4, rNatDep2.hap1, whole genome shotgun sequence genome:
- the LOC141986047 gene encoding maestro heat-like repeat family member 5 produces the protein MKTIYELLFLRGYREAILQMYPQLLILCVRQVQYVLDLHLPGTYTARQTSSPEEGSSCLSPLSTSVEAVKTLFSMPGYWKEFASIHFHRGWDMIASRYHYSQGVGLIARAMIEFENPQLPAVFREAITIVQSGKEEEQRTIALAFCTEFLQSPSIDTILTRSVLQAQLMDWTKDANSIIRRLSLRGLGSIVFQPQKTETASGTSWAALSRTGSQALHKMSMALAWWPPCSRQPSHVN, from the exons ATGAAGACCATTTATGAGCTCCTTTTCCTACGGGGATACCGAGAAGCCATCCTGCAAATGTATCCCCAGCTGCTCATTCTCTGCGTCAGGCAAGTGCAGTACGTGCTGGATCTGCACTTGCCAGGGACCTACACGGCCAGGCAGACATCCAGCCCCGaggagggatccagctgcctcagccccctaag CACCTCAGTGGAGGCTGTGAAGACGCTTTTCTCCATGCCCGGCTACTGGAAGGAATTTGCCAGCATCCACTTTCATCGGGGTTGGGACATGATAGCCTCCCGATATCACTACTCGCAGGGGGTTGGCCTGATTGCAAG AGCCATGATCGAGTTtgagaaccctcagctccctgcagttttcagagaggcaaTCACCATCGTCcagagtgggaaggaggaggagcagagaactaTTGCCCTGGCTTTCTGCACTGAG tttctccagagtccttccattgacaccATCCTGACAAGATCAGTCCTTCAGGCACAGCTCATGGACTGGACCAAAGATGCAAATTCCATCATACGGAGGCTCAGTCTGCGAGGCCTTGGCAGTATTGTGTTCCAGCCACAAAAG acagaaactgcCTCTGGGACATCCTGGGCTGCACTGTCCCGCACAGGGTCTCAGGCCCTGCACAAGATGTCTATGGCGCTGGCCTGGTGGCCTccctgctcccgccagccaag tCATGTAAACTGA
- the LOC141986046 gene encoding uncharacterized protein LOC141986046, which translates to MSFYRRLRSFFQRLASREHREIHVHKVLVQPAAIEACSGLSPQEQALPEKPRRRKCSWTILSGKKRLCVCCQSHSAMAESSEERTASSPRRWTHLSLKKKAAETQVEAEEVKLQETTDKDEVDLTGTKKEPSEWKGKWEKGSPEEQEEERRTPSPSLTSSSHMTMTPREHPSSAPLHALLMAAVKGLTTPTLQRFRAAEEELRAIVSLHGDKMERVGDVVGGILIWLDNSCDPRARRAVLRAMALLARSHPQDVVLTCVAHTLSLHRCAIELWKALGEEPQLTREVLQQLLDKLQQRRREEKSSHVSLAVSEI; encoded by the exons ATGAGTTTTTACAGAAG gcttcgTTCCTTTTTCCAAAGACTCGCCTCTCGGGAGCACAGAGAGATCCATGTGCACAAAGTGCTCGTCCAACCTGCAGCCATTGAGGCATGCTCTGGCCTCAGCCCCCAAGAACAGgccttgccagagaagccccGGAGAAGAAAATGCTCATGGACCATCCTGTCAGGCAAgaaaagactctgtgtctgtTGCCAATCCCACAGCGCGATGGCAGAGAGCAGTGAGGAGAGAACAGCttcctctccaagaaggtggaCGCACTTGTccctgaagaagaaagcagctgagacccaggtggaggcagaggaggTGAAGCTGCAGGAGACGACAGACAAAGACGAAGTGGATCTTACAG ggacgaAGAAGGAGCCGTCTGAGTGGAAGGGGAAGTGGGAAAAAGGAagcccagaagagcaggaagaagagcgcCGCACTCCCAGCCCCTCATTAACAAGCAGCTCCCATATGACGATG acccccagggagcacccttcctcagccccgctccaTGCCCTGCTGATGGCAGCCGTGAAGGGTCTGACAACACCCACCCTGCAGAGATTTAGAgccgcagaggaagagctgagggccatcgtatctctccacggagacaagatggagaga gttggagaTGTCGTGGGAGGGATCTTAATCTGGCTCGACAACAGCTGTGatcccagagccagaagagcagTGCTCAGGGCCATGGCCTTGCTCgctcgctcccacccccaggacgtggttctaacctgtgtggctcacacGCTCTCATTGCACAG ATGTGCCATTGAGTTGTGGAAGGCCTTGGGTGAAGAACCACAGctcaccagggaggtgctgcagcagctgctggacaagctccagcagagacgCCGGGAGGAGAAGAGCAGCCATGTGTCTCTGGCTGTAAGTGAGATTTGA